The Stenotrophomonas sp. ASS1 genome segment CATTGCGGTCCACACGCACCAGGCCGCGGTAGGTGTTCTGGCCGCGGCCGGCGCTGATGCCCTTGCTGACGATCTTGCTCTTGGTGCGCTTGCCGACGTGGATCATCTTGGTGCCGGTGTCGGCCTGCTGGCGGTGATGGGTCAGCGCCACGGAGTGGAACTCACCCACCGAGTCGTCGCCCAGCAGCACGCAGGACGGGTACTTCCAGGTGATCGCCGAGCCGGTTTCGACCTGGGTCCAGGTGACCTTGCTGCGCGCACCACGGCACTCGGCACGCTTGGTGACGAAGTTGTAGATGCCGCCGACGCCGTTTTCGTCGCCCGGGTACCAGTTCTGCACGGTGGAGTACTTGATCTCCGCGTCTTCCAGCGCGACCAGCTCGACCACCGCAGCGTGCAGCTGGTTCTCGTCGCGCATCGGCGCGGTGCAGCCTTCCAGGTAGGACACGTAGGCCTTGTCCTCGCACACGATCAGGGTGCGCTCGAACTGGCCGGTGTGGCCGGCATTGATGCGGAAGTAGGTGCTCAGTTCCATCGGGCAGCGAACGCCTTTGGGAATGAACACGAAGCTGCCATCGGAGAACACCGCCGAATTGAGCGCGGCGAAGTAGTTGTCGCCCACCGGCACCACGGTGCCCAGGTACTGGCGGACCAGTTCCGGGTGTTCCTTGATGGCCTCGGACATCGAGCAGAAGATGATGCCCTTCTCGGCCAGTTCCTTGCGGAACGTGGTGCCGACGGACACCGAGTCGAACACCGCGTCCACCGCCACGCCGGCCAGCTTGGCACGCTCGTGCAGCGGCACGCCCAGCTTGTCGTAGGTGTCCAGAAGTTCCTTCGGCACGTCATCCAGCGAGGCGTACTTCGGGCCCTTCGGCGCGGAGTAGTAGCTGAGCGCCTGCAGGTCGATCGGCGCGATCTCCAGCTTGGCCCAGTCCGGCATCGGCATGGTCAGGAAGTGGCGGTAGGCGTCCAGGCGCCACTGCGTCATCCACTCCGGCTCTTCCTTCTTGGCCGACAGGGCGCGGATGGTGTCCTCGTCCAGGCCCGGCGGCAGGGAGTCCGATTCGATCTCGGTGATGAAGCCGGCCGAATACTTGCGGCCGAGCTGCTCGTGGATCTCGCGGTTGGGGGTGTCGTCGTGGGCGACGTTTTCGATGGTTTCGGTGGCCATGGGGGGCTGCCTACGGATCAGGAGACGACGTCGACAGCGATGGTGCGGCGCTGTTCGTCATCGGCAAGGGGGAGAGGGGGCAGGATCTGCGCAAGGGTGACATCGCGCAGGGCCTCGGAAACCACGTCGTTGATCAGCCGCCAGCTGCTGCGCGCGCCGCACTTGGGCGCCATGCCGCACTGGTGGTGGTCGTGGCTGCATTCGGTCAGGGCCAGTGGCCCTTCCATCGCTTCGACCACTTCGAACAGCGAGATCTCGATGGCCGGGCGGGTCAGGCGGTAGCCGCCACGCACGCCGCGCAGGCCTTCAACCAGGCCGGCCTGGGCCAGCGGCTTGAGCACCTTGCTGACGGTGGGCGGCTCCAGACCGGTGAATTCGGCCAGCTCGGTGGCACTGAGCACCTCGCCCGGACGGGCGGCGAGCACGGTCAGCACGACGGTGGCGTAATCGGTGAGTTTGGTGACGCGCAACATGGGGATGCGAGTGGTTCTTAAAGCGGACTGAAATTGTACGCTTTTATTCGCCGCCATCCAACCCGGGCATTCAGCCGGCGCTGGGGCCGGGCCGGGAGGAAACACCGGGGCCGTTGCCAGGGCGCAATGCTGCGCCAACGGGGTGATTTTCGCAATCACCCGGAATGGGCGAGAATCCCTGTTCCATTCGCTGCAAACAGCCCGTGCCGATGCCGAAGAAGATCCAAGCCCGCAAGTCCGCCATCCATGGCAACGGCGTGTTCGCCGTGGCCCCGATCAAGCAGGGCGAGCGCGTGATCCAGTACAAGGGCCTGCTGCGCAGCCACGGCGACGTTGATGCCGATGACAGCGGCGACGTCGAAAGTGGCCATACCTTCCTGTTCACCCTCAACGACGACTGGGTGATCGATGCCAACTACAAGGGCAATGACGCGCGCTGGATCAACCACAGCTGCGACCCGAACTGCGAGGCGGTGATCGAGGAAGACGAGGACGGCGACAGCCGCGGCGACAAGGTGTTCATCGAGGCGCTGCGCGATATCAAGGCCGGCGAAGAGTTGACCTACAACTACGGCATCACCCTGGCTGAGCGTCACACCGCCAAGCTGAAGAAGATCTGGGAGTGCCGCTGCGGCTCGCCCAAGTGCACCGGCACCATGCTGCAGCCCAAGCGCTGACCCGCAGCGGGTAGTGCCGGCCGCTGGCCGGCACACATGTGAAAAGCGTGCCGGCCAGCGGCCGGCACTACCTTACTTACCCAGCACGCCTGCCGGCACCAGGTTGCCCAGGTTCTGGTTGAAGGTGACCACCAGCTTGCCGTTCTTCACCTGCGCCGACTGCACCTGCAGGGCGCCGAGCAGGCCGGCCACGGCCGGGTCCAGCTTGTAGATCGGTTCGCGCTGGGCGTAGTCGCTCAGCCAGGCATTGAGCAGGCCGCGGGTGCGCGAATCGAGGCGACCGCCCTGGTTGGCCGGGGTGAAGTCATCCACGCTCGGCTGCTGCAGGTGGAAGCCCTGGGTCTGCGCGTCGTAGCGCAGTCCACTGCTGAGCTTCACCGTGCCCAGCTTGGCCGGGTTGCCACCGGCGGTGGCCAGTGCCACATCCATGCCCAGGTTCAACCGTTCGCCGGCCGGAAGACTCAGTTGCGGGTGACTCATGGTCAGGGCGATCAGGCCGCCGAGGGCGTCCTGGGTGCGCGGGAAGCTGCCATCGAGGTACTGCTGCACGTCGCTGGCGCCGACCGACAGTTCGCGGCCGGAAATGGAAGGGGCGGCCTGGGCGCCGATCGCAGCGGCGATCAGTACGGTGGAGGCGGCGAGGCGGGTCATCAGGGAACGCAGGCGCATGGCGGTGACCGGTGGATATGAATGGACGAATCAAAGAGTAGCCGTGCCGGCTGAATCGCGCGTGCATGCCGCTGCAACGGTTCAGTCCAGCGATGGGCGCAGTTGCGCCGACTGGATCTGCCAGGCGCGACCATCGGCACGGGGTTGCACCCGGTACCAGCCACCGAAGCGGAAGGTGCCCTCAGGGGTCACTGCGCGGATCTGCACCGGAACCTCCAGCAGCTGCGGCGGCTGGTGACCGTCGCGCGCGATCGGTAGTTCGCTGGTCAGGCGCAGGCTGCGCACGTCCGTGAGCTGGCGCAATGCGGCATCGTCGGCGCGTCGTGCATCGCTGGGCGGGAAGGTCCACGCGGCGTCGACGGCCTTGCGATCGCGATTGAGCAGGGCCATGACATAGGCATTGAGCATTCCCGCCGGCAGCTCGGCCTCGGCCGCGACGGCGGCAAACAGGGGATCGACATCGATGCCCTGCACGGTCGGTGCATCGCCTTCTGCGGCGGTCTGTGACTTCGTGCGGGCAGCCGCCTCGGCCGTGGCCGACGGTGTGGCATCCGCTGGATCGGATTGCGATGTCGGCCGGGAACAGGCCAGCAGCACCAGCGGTGCGAGCAGTATCAGGAACCTGCGCATGTCTGCCTCCTCCCCGAGGCGAACGGAAGGAGGCAGTGTATCGGCTGTTCCGCGATCAGCGGGAGGAGGGCAGCTGTTCCAGTGCATCCAGCGCCGGCAGCACCTGCGCGGCGATGGCGGCCAGGGCATGGCCTTCGGTGTCGGCGTGGCGCTGCACGATGTCGCGCAGCAGCTGGGTGGCGATCACCAGGGTCGCGCGCTCGTCGCCGCTGATACCAGCGGTACGCGGTGCCGCTTCCAGCAGGCGCATCAGGTCGCGGCTTGCGCGATGTTCCAGTTCGATGGTGCAGCGCCCGGTGCACTGCAACCCGTCCTTTTCGATGGGGGTCACCGAGATCCGGTAGCGGGTGGAGGGGCTGGCCATGAGGGTGTGCTCGCCGTAGCTGTGGAGGATGTGCCCACCTTAGGCAAGGCCGTGCCCGGCGGCGATGGCCGGGGCTGCACGCAGTGTTCCACCCGGTACGTTCCGGGGCCGCAACGGACCACGCCCAGCCAATGGCGACGGGCCTGTACGCGCATTCCCGGGGATGCGGCAACGCTGTGTTGCGGGCTGTGGTTGGGACAAAAAAAACGGGACGGCCAGAGCCGTCCCGTCGGAATCCGCGTTGGGGCGCGCGCTTACAGCGCGGCGTCCTTCAGCTTCTTCAGCGGACGCACCTTCAGCTTGGTGGTGGCCGGCTTGGCAGCGAACCACTGCTCTTCCTTGGTGAACGGGTTGATGCCCTTGCGCTTCGGCTTGGCCGGCACATTGACGGTGGTGATCTTCAGCAGGCCCGGCAGGGTGAAGGAGCCAGCGCCCTTCTTGTGCACCGAGGAGGCGACGGCGCTTTCAAGCGAGGCCAGCACAGCGCGGACGTCCTTGGCGATGACGCCGGAGGCTTCAGCGATGTGTGCAACCAGGCCGGACTTGGTCAGCACTTCCTTGATCGGCTTCGGAGCGGCCGGCTTGGCGGCTGCCTTCGTCGCGACTTTCTTCACTGCCTTCTTCGGGGCAGCCTTCTTAGCGGTCTTTGCCATGGTTTCCTGTTCCGTGAACGGTTGGTTGTTTGGTCGGCGCCGAACCCCGTCGGCAAGCGCAATGTAGGGCAACTCTCGGGCGCCGCCAATAGCCCGAAGCGTGGAAAGTGCATGTTTTTTCATATCCAGGCCGATTCAGTACATGGCCGGCAGTGGGGGAAGGGGGCGTGGCAGCGCGCGCGATGGTCCGCGCCCGCCCGTCGGAGGAATGCGCGAAACCACTGAAAACAAGGGAAAAATGCGCGCCGGCCTGGCGAAGAAGTGACCAGTTGTCCGGTTTCCGGCGGACCTGTGGCGTGCGGCGGAGCGACGCAGGGCTAACGCCTCCCGTGCGAGGGTGACCGTTCATCACCGTCACGCAGGAGCAGCACATGGGAATCTCGCGACACGCCACCGCGCACTGGGAAGGCGATCTGAAGTCGGGCAAGGGGCAGTTGAGCACGCCGCAGAGTGGGCTGCTGGACAAGACCCGCTACGGCTTCAACAGCCGCTTCGGCGACGAAAAGGGCACCAATCCGGAAGAACTGATCGCTGCCGCGCACGCCGGCTGTTTCACCATGGCGCTGTCGGCCAAGCTCGGCGAAGCCGGCTTCACCCCGACTTCGCTGGATACCGAAGCCAAGGTCGATCTGTCGCTGGAAGGCGGCCCGCAGCTGTCGCAGATCCGGCTGAAGGTGAAGGCGGTGGTGCCGGGCATCGACGCGACGCAGTTCCGTGCGATTGCCGATGACGCCAAGCAGAACTGCCCGGTATCCAAGGCGCTGAGCGCAGTGCCGATCAGCCTGGAAGCCGAGCTGGGCTGAGCGGCCGCTACCTGTAGAGCCGAGCCCGCGCTCGGCTCTACCGCTTGCGGATCACCAATCGATGGTGCCGCTGATCACCGTCTGCACCTGGCCGCCCGACCAGACCTCGCCGTCCTCGTCGACCAGCAGCGTCAGGCGTGCATCGTGGCCGACTTCGCGGCCCTGGCTGACTTCGAACGGTGCACGACCACGGGGCAGGGCATCGCGCAGGTCCAGCCATGCGGCCAGCACGGCGTTGGCGGCACCGGACGCGGCGTCCTCGAAGCGGCGTCCATTGCCGACGAAGGCACGTACCGCCAGATCGAAGCCCTCACCGCCATCGCTGAAGGCATAGGCGAACACGCCCATGCTGTCGGTGGACTCGGCCAGTGCGGCCACCGCATCCCAGTCCGGCTGCAGCGCGCGCAATGCGGCCTCATCGGCCACCTGCACCACCCACCAGCTGCGTCCGCCCTGCATCCGCGCCGGCGGCAGCGTGCCCAGCGGCCAGTCCTTCAGTGCGGCCTGCAGGCGTGGATCGGTCGCCTCGGCAGTCTCGGCCAGCTGCGCGCGCGGCGTGCGGATGGCGATGCGCTGCTGCACACCCTCACCGCTGACGCGTAGCGGCAGGGCACCGGCAATGCCGTCCTGCACCAGCACACCATCGACCGCTGCGGCCAGGCCGGCCTGCAGCACCGCATGCGCGGTGCCGACGCTGGGGTGGCCGGCAAACGGAACTTCCTTCTGCGGGCTGAACATGCGCAGCCGGTAACTGGCACCGGCGACCTGCGGCGGGAACACGAAGGTGGTTTCGGGCAGGCGCGTCCAGCGCGCGATGGCCTGCATGCTGGCGTCGTCCAGGCCCTCGGCATCGAGCACCACGGCCAGCGGATTGCCGGCGCCGGCGCGCGGGGAGAACACATCCAGCTGCAGGAAACGGCGGGTGGACATCAGGCGGCACTCCAGTAAACAGGCCGCATAGCGTAGCGCGGGGCACCCAAAAGGGGACGGAGGGAATTAAGTCGCTTTTGCCCCATGTGCCATAAGCGACTTAATTCCCTACGTCCCTTTTTTCCGTGGGCTACCAGCGAATGTGGCCGTCGATGACCGCCTGCACCTGGCCGCCGATCCAGACAGTGCCCTGCGCATCGACCTGCACCTGCACGCGGCCATCGCGGCCGACTTCGCGGCCCTGGCTGGCCACGTAGTGGCCCTCGCGGCCGGGCAGAGCGTTGCGCTGCCGCAGCCAGGCACCGATCAGGGCATTGGCGCTGCCGGTCACCGGGTCCTCGGGTACGGCGGCCGCATCAGCGGGGCAGAAGGCGCGCACCACCCGGGTGTGGTCGGTGCCAGCTTCGTCGGCGAACACGGCCAGGCCGGTGGCATCAGTGGTGAGGCTCCAGTCGGCCAGTGCGGCCATGTCCGGCACCAGGTTGCGTACGGCGGAGGCGTCGCGCAGCGGCAGCAGCCACCAGCGAGCGCCGTTGTCCCACAGTTCGGGTACGTGCCCGCTGGCAGCCAGCGCCAGCAGCGCTTCCGGCGCTCCGTCCGCCGCTGTGTCCAGTTGCTGCGCCGGTGGGCTGGCCAGTTGGATCTGCAGCGCCTCGGCCGGGCCGCACACCCGTACCGGCAGCAACCCCGCCGCGCATTGCTGCAGCAGGGCACCGTCGCGTGGATGCGCCAGGCCGCAGGTCACCGCCGCCCAGGCGGCGCCGACGCTGGGGTGGCCGGCAAATGCCAGCTCGCGGGTCGGGGTGAAGATGCGGATGTGGTAGTCGGCGCCCGGCGCACTGGGGCGCAGGAAGAACACCGTCTCGGACAGGTTCAGCCAGGCGGCCAGGGCCTGCATCTGGCTGCTGGAGAGCTCGTCGGCGTCCAGGATGGCGCCCAGTGGGTTGCCGGTGCCGGGGCAGGGGGCGAAGACATCGAGCTGCAGGTAACGGAGGACGGCCATCTACGAGGATATTGCGCTTAGAATCAAAGGTTCCGCCCCCGAGGGCGGCTTCCCCACATTCTACATAGCCAATCCATGTCAGCTTCCCCCCTTGTCGATCGTTGGATCGTACTGAAGTTCGGCGGCACCTCGGTGTCGCGTCGTCATCGCTGGGACACGATCGGGAAGCTGGCGAAAAAACGTGCGGAAGAGACCGGCTCGCGCGTGCTGGTGGTGGTTTCGGCGCTGTCCGGGGTCACCAACGAACTGACTGCGATCGCCGATGGCGCGCCGGACAGCCGTGATCGCGTGGCGGCGCTGGTCGAACGCCACGAGGCCTTCCTGGTTGAACTCGGCCTGGGCCGCGAGGTGCTGGCCGAGCGCCTGGCGGCGCTGCAGGGGCTGCTCGACGACGCGCGCGCGGCCACCCGGCCGCTGCAGTGGCAGGCCGAAGTGCTGGGCCAGGGCGAACTGCTGTCCTCCACCCTGGGCGCGGCTTATCTGCACGCTTCGGGCCTGGACATGGGCTGGATGGATGCCCGCCAGTGGCTGGACGCGATGCCGCCGCAGCCGAACCAGAGCGACTGGTCGCAGCGGCTGTCGGTGAACTGCCAGTGGCGTGCCGATGCGGAGTGGATGCAGCGCTTCCGCGCGCAGCCGACCCGCCTGCTGATCACCCAGGGCTTCATTTCGCGGCATGCCGATGGTGGTACCGCCATCCTCGGCCGTGGTGGCTCGGATACCTCGGCGGCGTACTTCGGCGCGCTGCTCGGCGCCAGCCGCGTGGAGATCTGGACCGATGTGCCGGGCATGTTCAGTGCCAACCCGAAGGACGTGCCGGACGCGCGCCTGCTGACCCGCCTGGACTATTACGAGGCGCAGGAAATCGCCACCACTGGCGCCAAGGTGCTGCACCCGCGCTCGATCAAGCCGTGCCGCGATGCCGGTGTGCCGATGGCCATCCTCGATACCGAACGCCCTGAACTGCCGGGTACCAGCATCGATGGCAGTGCTGCGCCGGTCCCGGGCGTGAAGGCGATCAGCCGCCGCAACGGCATCGTGCTGGTGTCGATGGAAGGCATCGGCATGTGGCAGCAGGTCGGCTTCCTGGCCGATGTGTTCAACCTGTTCAAGAAGCATGGCCTGTCGGTGGACCTGATCGGTTCGGCCGAAACCAACGTCACCGTATCGCTGGATCCGTCCGAGAACCTGGTCAACACCGATGTGCTGGCCGCGCTGTCGGCCGACCTGTCGCAGATCTGCAAGGTGAAGGTGATCGTGCCGTGTGCGGCGATCACTCTGGTGGGCCGTGGCATG includes the following:
- a CDS encoding OsmC family protein translates to MGISRHATAHWEGDLKSGKGQLSTPQSGLLDKTRYGFNSRFGDEKGTNPEELIAAAHAGCFTMALSAKLGEAGFTPTSLDTEAKVDLSLEGGPQLSQIRLKVKAVVPGIDATQFRAIADDAKQNCPVSKALSAVPISLEAELG
- a CDS encoding DUF1439 domain-containing protein, with protein sequence MRLRSLMTRLAASTVLIAAAIGAQAAPSISGRELSVGASDVQQYLDGSFPRTQDALGGLIALTMSHPQLSLPAGERLNLGMDVALATAGGNPAKLGTVKLSSGLRYDAQTQGFHLQQPSVDDFTPANQGGRLDSRTRGLLNAWLSDYAQREPIYKLDPAVAGLLGALQVQSAQVKNGKLVVTFNQNLGNLVPAGVLGK
- the sufB gene encoding Fe-S cluster assembly protein SufB, yielding MATETIENVAHDDTPNREIHEQLGRKYSAGFITEIESDSLPPGLDEDTIRALSAKKEEPEWMTQWRLDAYRHFLTMPMPDWAKLEIAPIDLQALSYYSAPKGPKYASLDDVPKELLDTYDKLGVPLHERAKLAGVAVDAVFDSVSVGTTFRKELAEKGIIFCSMSEAIKEHPELVRQYLGTVVPVGDNYFAALNSAVFSDGSFVFIPKGVRCPMELSTYFRINAGHTGQFERTLIVCEDKAYVSYLEGCTAPMRDENQLHAAVVELVALEDAEIKYSTVQNWYPGDENGVGGIYNFVTKRAECRGARSKVTWTQVETGSAITWKYPSCVLLGDDSVGEFHSVALTHHRQQADTGTKMIHVGKRTKSKIVSKGISAGRGQNTYRGLVRVDRNADGARNYTQCDSLLIGKQCGAHTFPYIEVKNPGATVEHEATTSKISDDQLFYCRARGISQEDAVSMIVDGFCKQVFRELPMEFAVEAKKLLEVSLEGSVG
- a CDS encoding SUF system Fe-S cluster assembly regulator → MLRVTKLTDYATVVLTVLAARPGEVLSATELAEFTGLEPPTVSKVLKPLAQAGLVEGLRGVRGGYRLTRPAIEISLFEVVEAMEGPLALTECSHDHHQCGMAPKCGARSSWRLINDVVSEALRDVTLAQILPPLPLADDEQRRTIAVDVVS
- a CDS encoding HU family DNA-binding protein: MAKTAKKAAPKKAVKKVATKAAAKPAAPKPIKEVLTKSGLVAHIAEASGVIAKDVRAVLASLESAVASSVHKKGAGSFTLPGLLKITTVNVPAKPKRKGINPFTKEEQWFAAKPATTKLKVRPLKKLKDAAL
- a CDS encoding PhzF family phenazine biosynthesis protein, giving the protein MSTRRFLQLDVFSPRAGAGNPLAVVLDAEGLDDASMQAIARWTRLPETTFVFPPQVAGASYRLRMFSPQKEVPFAGHPSVGTAHAVLQAGLAAAVDGVLVQDGIAGALPLRVSGEGVQQRIAIRTPRAQLAETAEATDPRLQAALKDWPLGTLPPARMQGGRSWWVVQVADEAALRALQPDWDAVAALAESTDSMGVFAYAFSDGGEGFDLAVRAFVGNGRRFEDAASGAANAVLAAWLDLRDALPRGRAPFEVSQGREVGHDARLTLLVDEDGEVWSGGQVQTVISGTIDW
- a CDS encoding SET domain-containing protein-lysine N-methyltransferase — protein: MPKKIQARKSAIHGNGVFAVAPIKQGERVIQYKGLLRSHGDVDADDSGDVESGHTFLFTLNDDWVIDANYKGNDARWINHSCDPNCEAVIEEDEDGDSRGDKVFIEALRDIKAGEELTYNYGITLAERHTAKLKKIWECRCGSPKCTGTMLQPKR
- a CDS encoding DUF3861 family protein is translated as MASPSTRYRISVTPIEKDGLQCTGRCTIELEHRASRDLMRLLEAAPRTAGISGDERATLVIATQLLRDIVQRHADTEGHALAAIAAQVLPALDALEQLPSSR
- a CDS encoding PhzF family phenazine biosynthesis protein, producing the protein MAVLRYLQLDVFAPCPGTGNPLGAILDADELSSSQMQALAAWLNLSETVFFLRPSAPGADYHIRIFTPTRELAFAGHPSVGAAWAAVTCGLAHPRDGALLQQCAAGLLPVRVCGPAEALQIQLASPPAQQLDTAADGAPEALLALAASGHVPELWDNGARWWLLPLRDASAVRNLVPDMAALADWSLTTDATGLAVFADEAGTDHTRVVRAFCPADAAAVPEDPVTGSANALIGAWLRQRNALPGREGHYVASQGREVGRDGRVQVQVDAQGTVWIGGQVQAVIDGHIRW